One part of the Arcanobacterium phocisimile genome encodes these proteins:
- the rpmH gene encoding 50S ribosomal protein L34, whose protein sequence is MSTKRTFQPNNRRRAKVHGFRKRMATRAGRAVLASRRRKGRARLAA, encoded by the coding sequence ATGTCTACCAAGCGTACGTTCCAGCCGAATAACCGCCGTCGCGCCAAGGTTCACGGCTTCCGTAAGCGTATGGCCACCCGTGCGGGTCGCGCAGTTCTTGCCTCCCGCCGTCGTAAGGGCCGCGCACGCCTAGCAGCGTAA